The DNA region tCAGGAAATGACATCAGAGGCctgtgcctggggaggggaggtctgagccgggccggggcggcgggggcggcagAGCGGGGGCGGGAGGACTTCGGCTGAGCCTCCGGCCTCAGGGCAAGAGCCGGGCCCCTTCCTGGGGGAGTTTCCTGCCGGGTCcgccctccccgcctctccccgccccctctccggGCCGCTCCTTGTATGGTCTGAGCGCcgctctctccccgccccctccttccctccctcttccctgcgtCCCTCCCCGCCAGGCTGGAGGCTGCTCGGGACCCGGACGCAGAGTCCGCGGACCCGGCTGCGAGGCGGCCACCCGAGACGCGGCGCGCACGCTCCGGCCCGCGGTGAGGCGCGGGGAGCCGCCCGGCGGACGCGCACGGGGAAgggcgggggcgcgggcgccgcgcgcggggggcggggggggggagccggGCCGGCGAGGGGTCGTCTGCCCGGGTCGCGCGCCGCGTAACCTGGCCGCCCGCCCCCAGCAGCCCGGCCCGGCCATGGCGGCCCCCCGCCCGCCTCCCGCGATCTCCGTGTCGGTCTCCGCTCCGGCTTTTTACGCCCCGCAGAAGAAGTTCGGCCCGGTGGTGGCCCCAAAGCCCAAAGTGAATCCTTTCCGGCCCGGGGATAGCGAGCCTCCCCCGGCCGCCGGGGCCCAGCGCGCGCAGATGGGCCGGGTGGGTGAGATCCCCCCGCCGCCCGCGGAAGGTATGCGGCTGGGCTTGGGGGCTGGACCCCGGCAGGCGCCGGGCCGGGGACAGCGGTGTCGGGAGTTTGGGGGTGTCTGGAAAGGTTGCGGCGAAGGGGGCTGGGCGCAGCTAGCCTGTCCCGAGCAGATGTTCTTACCTCATCGCGGAGCTCATGGCTGGGAGCCAGGGCTCCTGGGACCGTTCCAAGTCCCCcgcctggggggtgggaggcgggaaTGTGGGGCACGAATCTTCCCCTCTGGGTCCGTTTTCCCAAGTGTAACGGGAGCTGCATCACTCCTGGGTCGAGCCCCCGCCTTTACTGACCCCGTGCTCCCAGGGCGTCCTGCGTCTTCCTTTGCTTCCCACACGCTCTCCGgcgaagggggggtggggggtgcgagAGGTCTTGGGTTAGGGGTTAGAGCTGTGGAAGGAGAGTAACTTGGGGAAGGGGTAGTGGGGGCCCCGCTGACTGtcctctctcctgtcttctctggTCTTCCCACCTCAGACTttcccccgccaccccctcccaTCCTTGGGGATGGCGACGACTCGGAGGGCGCTCTGGGAGGtgccttcccacctccccctccccctatcGAGGAACCGTTTCCCCCTGCGCCTCTGGAGGAGGAGATCTTCCCTTCCCCACCGCCTccactggaggaggagggagggcctgAGGCCGCCATACCTCCCCCCCCACAGGTATGGAAGCTTCGGAAGGGCGGCTACACTGGGACACCCCcaaagggagcagaggagagtCCTTACCTCTGATCTCCCCTGCATCTCTGGCCtgattggggtggggtgggaacgAAGATCTGGGATGGGTGCTCAGACCCCGGACTCTCCAGCCCAGGGAGAAGGTGAGCAGTATTGATTTGGAGATCGACTCTCTGTCCTCACTGCTGGATGACATGACCAGGAATGATCCCTTCAAAGCCCGGGTAAGGGActggagagggggagggtggggggaggggaggaggagggcaggcctGCTCCTCTAACTGAGCTTCTCTCCTCTCCCGCTACCTGTGCAGGTGTCATCTGGATATGTACCCCCACCAGTCGCTACTCCATACATTCCCAAGTCCAATACTAAGCCTGCAACTGGGGGCACAGCACCCCTGCCTCCTTGGAAGTCCCCTTCTagctcccagcctctgccccaggcTCAGGCTCAGCCTCTGAGCCAGACCCAGTTCCACGTGCAGCCCCAGGTCAAGCCTCAGGTCCAGCTTCAcgtgcagccccagccccagccccagccccagcctgtgcCTTTCGCGAACACCCAGCCTCGAGGACCCCCAGCCCCATCTCCGGCCCCAAAGTTTTCTCCAGTGGCTTCCAAGTTTACTCCTGTGGCTTCCAAGTTCAGCCCTGGAGCCCCAGGGGGACCTGGGTCACAGCCTAATCAGAAGTTGGGGTCCCCTGAAGCTCCCTCTTCCAGTAGCACAGGCTCCCCTCAGTCCCCCAGCTTCACCTATGCTCAGCAGAAGGAGAGGCCCCGAGTGCAGGAGAAGCAGCATCCAGTGGCCCCACCAGCGCAAAGCCAAAATCAggtgagggagggtggggaggccagGCTGAGACCAGGGGGCCAGAGAATGAGGGCGAAGGTGGTCCCAGTGAGGTGGGCGGCGTGGTGGGATAGGAGTTTGGAGCCTCTGAAGTCGGCCAAGCGGGTCAGTGGTAAGAGAAAGCTCTTCTGAGGAGGGCCTGGCagggtctgggtctgggtctgggtctgggtctgggtctgggtggggcctgacTGGGCTTTGGGGGAGCAGAATAGGCTGTGAATCAAGGGAAGGATTTGGTGGACCCTCCCTTGCACCCTGCCCCCTAGAATGTTAAAGGGAGGGATGAGATCATCACCAGTTTGACCTTGCTTCTTCCCCCTTCTTAGATTCTTGTGtacatctctctgctcctctgagcCACCCTCACGGCCCCAGGGCCCACCCCAGGGCCCATCTGGTGATAAGAGTCACAGTGGCAGTAAACACTGGCTGAGCCAGCATTTGCtgggtgccaggctctgtgctctgtgctctgtgctctggAGGGAAGAGATCTCAGAGGTTAAGTCTGAGGGAGTCAGATGGGCCTGGGATAGAATTCCCGGCTCACAAGACCCTAGGCAAGTTAGGTGAactttcagcctcagtttccccatctttacCATAACACCCCACACAACagttttgtgaagattaagtgagctCACTTGAAGCAGAAAGTGCTGGGGTCTGTATCTAGCTCTTGAATGCTCAAAATAGAAAAGTTATTCCTGTCTGACCATTTCTGCCTTCTGGTTGGGGGGCTGAGGTCTGAGTAGAAGGGCCCCTGAGGGTCGTCTAGTCCTACCAGCCATCAAGTTAACTGACggcgtgggtgtgtgtgtttgtgtgcagaCACAGTGGAGGAAGAGATACTAAATGCCAGTGAGTTTTGCAGAACCTGGTGTTTCAGAGCTCCGGACAGGCGTCAACATGGGGGCCTGTGGGTTAGGAAAGGCATCATCGCACCTGAGTGCCTTGAAGGATGGTGGGACTTGAGGTTGGAGAAGAGCAGGAAGGGCATTTGGGTaggaagagcatgagcaagacTCACGGGCACAAGCATGCCAGGGTGTTTGGAGAACACACAGTAGTCGGTTCCTGTGGGAGGATTGCAGAGCTGtaccgagggagggaggggctggctggagggaggaggaaataataaaatagcacaCCAAGGGAGCATGTCCGTCCTGGAGAGTCACGAATGGGTTCTGAGGAGTTGCATGGCCAGGCTGGAGGGCTGGCGACAGCCGACAGCCCAGCCGTGCTTTTGGAAGCTTTGGGAAAAGTTTTTTGGCAGAGGTGCAGGCTGGAGGTAGGAGGTCAGCAAAGTGAGGGAGAGTTCATTCCTGGGCAACTGTAGTGTTAATGGAAAATAAGGTCAAGATAGGAGAGCTGTTAAAAAGGAAGAGCCTCCAGGCTTGGTAGCCGATAAGCCTTTGGAAGAGGAGGGGTGTGTTGGGGAATGACAGTATTGCTGACCGAATAGAGAAGTCCAGAAGGGGAAATGGTTCAGACGGGAAGGGGAGGGGTCCAGCTGTCAGCCTGTTGAGCAACAGGTTCCAGGAGGGCTTGGCCTCAGCTGGGACTGTCATTCAGTTAGAAATGGAGGCCTGGGTGTCAGGTGGGGGCGGCAGACTCGAGGTGTGGGTGTACATGGTGTAGTGTGTGGTGCCCCGGGCGTGGCACGGGCTGCCGAGGGGCCCAGGGGATGCCGAGCAGGAGGAGCTGAGGGCCTGGGAGGAACCTCGGGTGATGCTCAGGTTGACCacgagggaggggggcaggcggAAGAGGGGCTCCAGACAGAGTGGGGTCTCGTTGGAAGAGAGTGTGATGGCTGAGGAGTTCTTCAGTGGTGCGGGCGAGGACTGAGCCCAGAGATTTGACTATTCAGAAGTCCTAGATGGCTGTGGGGTGGCCTGTTGGTGCCctgtggtggggagggtgtgcgtgtgtgtgtgtgtgtgtgtgtgtgtgtgtgtgtgtgtgtgtgtatgcgtgagagagaaagagagggagaaaagcagagggaagaagcTGATGAAAGAGGGGTTTATGATGCCTGAGAGCAGGGGCTGCTGCTAGGATGGAGTCCTGGAGGGAAACACGGggtcaccccccgcccccaggcatTCCCAGAGAGCAAGGGCAGTGTGGCCACAGGGTTttctgggagaggagggagctggagCTGGCTGACTTCCGTCTTCTCGGTCATGTAGGAGGTGAGGTCATCGGTGAGCCGGGAGCGAGGGGAGGACGCAGTTGGGGGCTCGAGGAGATGGAAAGGTTTGGAACAGCTGCTGTGGGGAAGGCGACTGGGAATCCGCAGGAGCCAAATACCAGACAGCCGGGCTGAGGCTGGAGGGCGCAGAGGGCGCTGCAGTGTTTGGAGAACCCACTCTGCAGTGTTCAGGGAGCCCTCCACCTACTTCCTGCAGCTTGGAGtcagaagcaggaagcaggcagTGGCATGACCCAGGGTTGAGATGGAGCCAGATGAACAAGAGATGGTGGCTGAGGGTGGCCTTGTAGAAATGAATGGTTAAGGGAGCAGACTGGGTGGGGAGGCGAGCCAGAAAGTTTCGATGCGTAAGACGCAGGGGGTGGGCTGGGAAGCAGAGGAGCCTTTCTGATCGGCTCATTCGGTTGGTGCGAATGGGGAAGGAGGGCGGAAGGTAATCATTGGGAGGTCAAGCCTAGGATCATGGCGTAAGATGAGCTTGACCAGTGAGTGGCAATTTCGAAGTGTTCCGTGGTGGAAGGTACCTGAGCTGGAAGCACGTTTGGAGCCACTGAAGTTGAAGAGCTAGAGGGCCGAGGGCCACGGGTGTTGAAGCTGTGGCAGGCAGAGAGGAAACTGTGGCTGCACTGAGTATGTCTTGAAGGGTTGTGCATACCTGCGGGGAGCTGATGTCCGTGAATGGTTCCTACTTCCAGAGAGCGGGACAGGCGTCTAAGTGGTACCAGAGAGCAAGggcccttcctctgtccccaagACGCCAGGAAGGGAAGattgggagagggaggggtggagctCACATTGTGGGAAGGGGCTTACAGGGGACGCTCTATGTGGAAAACGCCTGGAGCTCTGGATGCACACGGGTGGGGTGTGAGCACGATGGAGCCGGGGCCGAGGGGAAGGTGGCTGTGGGAGGAGGTAGCTCGGAGGCTTTGGGGTTCCAGTGTTACAGGAACCGAGGCGTTACTGGCAGGCGGCAGGTAGGACATTCCATTCTGCGGGGGCCGCAGTCCTGGGAAACCAGCCCCATGTTTCTGTGGGAGCCTCGTGGAAGCACTGGTAGCCCCTGCGGCAGCTCCCCCGGGACCGCTCGGGGTTCCTggcagtgccccccacccccggtccgCAGCTCTCCCAGGACCCTCTTAATAGAAAGGGGAGGCGGGTGGAGGGAATGGTCCTACTCTGAGGCCTGCCGGGGAGGCCGCTTGGGGAGCTGTGGGCTGGGCTCCCAACGACAGCCCTGGGGGTTTAACCTGTGATTCCCGCCTGTGTTGTATCCGCACGCTGACAGGGGCCGCTCAGAGCAGGCGGGCCGGgtaggtgtgtgtgcacacgggTGCACACGCCATCACGTGCCGACCTCTTCCGTGGGGGGCCATGTCTGCGCATGCTCTGTGGAGTTGACGCGTGGCCGGGTGTGTTGGCTGCTTCGGTGACCTCAGCTGCTGTGTGTGTGGCCTCTGTCCGCTCAGTTGTTCTGGCCTGTCCGTGActgcccggggggtggggggtgggcaaagtGGGTGGAAGGTTCATCCCCTTCCCCTTATTTGCGTGGtgctgggggtcagggagggagaaggaggagcttTCAGAGTCCAACGTGAGCGTCTGGGAAATGCGCGGGGAGTCAGTCCTCATTGGAAGAAAGTGGCCAAGCTGGCTGGGGAGAGTTCTTGGAGGAAGATGACTGTCGAGAGAGGATGAAGAGAGTGTTGGGGTTTCAGGTCCGCTCCCCTGGGGCCCCCGGACCTCTGACTctgaaggaggtggaggagcTGGAGCAGCTGACCCAGCAGCTGATGCAGGACATGGAGCACCCTCAGAGGCAGAACGTGGCTGTCAACGGTGAGCTCACGGCCTCCcgccgctgcccccccccccccccccccccccccccccccccgcaggctcCTGGGCTCCGCCCCCCGCCAGAGCCTCCGATCCCTTGCCCCGCTCCTTCCTCCTAttgccttctgttttctctggCCTCTCCAGAGTCCTGTGGCCGGTGTCATCAGCCCCTGGCACGCACGCAGCCTGCAGTTCGGGCTCTGGGGCAGTTGTTCCACATCACCTGCTTTACCTGCCACCAGTGTGAGCAGCAGCTGCAGGGACAGCAGTTCTACAGCCTGGAGGGGGCGCCCTACTGTGAGGGCTGCTATACCGTGAGTCAGGGCTGGGCCGAGGGGCACGCCGCCCGGGCTCAGTCAAGGGCCGGGTGGGGACTTGGGGCCGACGCACCTCGGCAGCTGCCTTTTGGGTGCCAGTTCCTTGCCGATGTCCTGCTGCTACCTCCTTAGGACACCCTGGAGAAGTGCAACACCTGCGGACAGCCCATCACTGACCGCATGCTGAGGGCCACCGGCAAAGCCTACCACCCGCAGTGCTTCACCTGTGTGGTCTGCTCCTGCCCGCTGGAGGGCACCTCCTTCATTGTGGATCAGGCCAACCGGCCCCACTGTGTACCCGACTACCACAAGTGAGGACCCACCTCCTGTCTTCTGGGCTCTTCTCTGGCTGCCAGTCGCGGTCGTCTGGGAGCTGGGTTGCCTCCTGATTCTGAGACAGCCCCCAACCCCTGGCCTTCCTTTCTGGCCCCACATCCTGTGTGTAGACAGCAGAGACCAGTTCATCTGGATTTAGCTGTCCAGTGGCCTCAGACCTTGGTAGCAAGTCTTGGCTGCTGGCAAGTGCCCTCTGGCCTTTGGCTCGCTGAGGCTTCTCGTGGGTGCGGTCTTGCGTTCAACAATGTGTGCTGGAATGACTTCATTTCACGCAGGCTGGGTTCTAAAAGTTCTTTCGGAAATCAGCTTTTTGGAACTCTGGTTTTTCCCTAGAAACAGTGTTTACAAGGTGGCTACTTTCTGAGGCCAGTGGCAGAATCCCATAGCTCAAGGGCGGTGCAGGGAAGCTGCAGAATCCGACTCCCACCTCTGACGGTGTGTCTGAGGTGTGTGTTGTTAAGAATTCCACCTTAGGCGTCCAGAACTTCACATCCCTCCCTCCATACACCCCAGTGGTCTGGCAGAGAGACACCTGCGTGGCCGAAGGCTAGGGTCAAGGGTCCAGGGATGGGGGCTGGAGAAGGATGCCTCTGACTGCAGTGTGGATGACAGACGGAGTCAAGACCCAGTGGCAGAGGTTCCTGGAGTGGGTGAGGGGAAAGGTGGGAAACCCCCTTGACAAGGGCCAGATAAGGTGGCTCGTCTCAGGAACGCAAAATGGGCTTTTGTGTGGCGCAAAATGGGCTAAGTCTGCCCTGTTGCCACGCAACCGCGGTCTCCCTCCCCTGCGCTTTCACGGGCAGCCCTGGGTACCCCTTGCCCCGTGCTGACTCCTGCCCCGCTCTCGGCCCCTCCAGGCAGTACGCCCCCAGGTGCTCGGTCTGCGAAGGGCCCATCATGCCTGAGCCTGGCCGCGAGGAGACCGTGCGAGTGGTTGCTCTGGATAAGAACTTCCACATGAAGTGCTACAAGTGTGAGGTTGGCCggcccccagggctgggaggTGGTGGGACACTGCTCGCTACCAGGTGGTTGGTGGGCAGTGCCAGCCTGGAGGTCGCAGTTGCAATTTTGAGGGGGCGCGGTGCCCATACCTGTccccacccagatgctcccatcACTGCCCATGACGCAGGGAGGGGTTTCTGTGGGGTTTCACTGAGCTTCCGCTGTATTTCAGATAAACCAAGAAAGGGGGCGGCCAGTGGGAGGAAAGGGTGTGGGGCTTCgctattttggggaggggggatgtgctTGGTGAGGCTAAAGGAGGAAGTGAGGGGAGttgaggcaggtgggggaggccCCACATCTTTTATTGGGTGGAGGCCTTGGGAACAGCTCTTCCCACTGCTCGCCTTGGGCAGGAGAGGCCTAGGGACAAGAGTGAAAATGGGCAGTAGAAGAAGTGAGGATAGGGCTTAGGGGTAGGTGTGACTGGGGACACAGGCAGTGACGCTGGGCATCAGCCAAGGCATGGAGCATTTGGTCTTCCTAATTTAAAGGCGGaggtgtcggggggggggggggggggggggggggggggggctcgggcGGTGCACCGGGGCCTTCCCAATGGCggactcttccttccttccaggacTGTGGGAAGCCACTGTCCATTGAGGCAGATGACAACGGCTGCTTCCCCCTGGATGGCCACGTGCTCTGCCGGAAGTGCCACACTGCCAGAGCCCAGACCTGAGTGGGCACCGGCGAGTCCGTTCCTTCCCCATTAGCGGACCATCCACACTGAGacccccctgccctccacctgccctgccccccttCAGTTATCTTCTGATGTTCAGCCTCTCCTTCCACACCAGCCCCTGCCCCGTATCCCAGGTGTCCTGTGCAAAGCCCCGACATGGCCTAGGGCTGCAGCGTCCCAGCTCTGGGTTTCCAGTCCACCGCCGTCCTGcaaggaccaccccccccccccccccaggtgtgCCCCACCTGAGGGGGCACCAGGTTGAGCGCTGCTGCTTTCACTGCTGCACCGATGCCCTTGGCTGGTCCCCTAGCAGCCGTGCATTCTGCTTGCTGAGGGCCTGGAGACCCCCTGACTcggggaggctgggctgggctgggctgggttgaCTGGCCTGgacacccccacccacccccatgctGCCGGGTTGTGGCTACAgctacagataaaaaaaaaaaccacctgttTTCCAGAATTCTCAGGAATCTTTCTTGTGTGTACAGCCCTCACGGGTGGGATGGAGGAGATACAGGGATAAAAAAGCCTGGGGTAAAGGTGAAAACTCCGTTcctgtttatttacaaaaatatatatgtatatgtatatatattaaaccCTCCCCCAAGTCCCTTCCCCAATTACCTTTTCACTTCTACCCCCACCtccctttttaaaacaaaggctcCTGGGTCCAGAGGTGAGTTCCTCAGGCAAGGGTGGGCAGGAGCAGCACCGAAGGCCTACATCTTGTAGGATGAGGGGAGGGCCATGGGGAGCGACCATGGCCCCATCCTTGCTCTTTGAGGCCAGGGTAGGTGCAGGAGGGGCTCAGTCCTTGAATCCCTGAATACTGCAAAGGATGCGCTTCTGGTGTCCCGGCAGCGTGATTCCCATCTGTGCCAGGTCCCTGTGGGCGGCGAAAGGGGACTGTGAGTCTGGGCTCAACCCCCAGCAGCCCTCCCTGCCTggggccccctctccccccgggGTTCTCACTCGGCCGTCAGCTCCAACACACACTCCATGGTGTCCAGCCCAGCCGAGCGGAAGTGCAGAATGTAGCGTTTCATT from Panthera leo isolate Ple1 chromosome A2, P.leo_Ple1_pat1.1, whole genome shotgun sequence includes:
- the ZYX gene encoding zyxin, which produces MAAPRPPPAISVSVSAPAFYAPQKKFGPVVAPKPKVNPFRPGDSEPPPAAGAQRAQMGRVGEIPPPPAEDFPPPPPPILGDGDDSEGALGGAFPPPPPPIEEPFPPAPLEEEIFPSPPPPLEEEGGPEAAIPPPPQPREKVSSIDLEIDSLSSLLDDMTRNDPFKARVSSGYVPPPVATPYIPKSNTKPATGGTAPLPPWKSPSSSQPLPQAQAQPLSQTQFHVQPQVKPQVQLHVQPQPQPQPQPVPFANTQPRGPPAPSPAPKFSPVASKFTPVASKFSPGAPGGPGSQPNQKLGSPEAPSSSSTGSPQSPSFTYAQQKERPRVQEKQHPVAPPAQSQNQVRSPGAPGPLTLKEVEELEQLTQQLMQDMEHPQRQNVAVNESCGRCHQPLARTQPAVRALGQLFHITCFTCHQCEQQLQGQQFYSLEGAPYCEGCYTDTLEKCNTCGQPITDRMLRATGKAYHPQCFTCVVCSCPLEGTSFIVDQANRPHCVPDYHKQYAPRCSVCEGPIMPEPGREETVRVVALDKNFHMKCYKCEDCGKPLSIEADDNGCFPLDGHVLCRKCHTARAQT